Genomic segment of Streptomyces roseifaciens:
GCGAGGCGGCGTATGCGCCAGACGAGGACGTCGCTGACGGAGTCGGCCGAGTACAGCTCGCGCTGGTCGGCGGCTTCGCGGAGGAGGGAGGCGGGGTCGGCTCCGGCTCGTGCGGCGTCATTGAGGGTGGCGGCCAGGGCATCCCATCCGCCCTCGGCGAGTACCGTCTCCGCGAGGTGTGGCAGCACGGTGCGCACGGTCGTCTCGTACTGGGTGCGGGTGGCCCGCGGGAGGCGTCGGCCTCGGTGGCGTAGTTCGGTCAGCGGAGCGTGGGCGGCGGTGCGGTAGGCGGCTCGCAGGTGCTCGGCGGCCTGGCGGGCGGCTGCAGCCTGCTGGGCGTGCTGGTGCTGGGCGTGCCAGCGGGCCGCGGCCACCACAACGAAGAGCAGCGTGGAGAGCACCATGGCGGTGGCCGCTCCGTCTTCGCCGCGTCCAAGGGAGGGGCCAGCGTAGACGATTTCCCGTGCGGCCCTGCGCAGGGCACGCGCTTGGGCGTGCTGGGCGCGGATGTGCGAGCGGCTGGCGCGCTCGAAGGATCGTGCCGCCTGCCGCAGTTCGTCGCGCGTGGTGACGGCGGAGGTTTTGGCGAGGGCGTCGAGAAGCTCTCCGGTGGCGGAGAGCTGTGCGGCTGCCGCGCCGTCGTCGCCCTGGTCTTCGAGGAGGAGAGCGGCGTTCCAGGTGGGGCTCGTTGCTGTGCGGCGGGCCGAGGCTGGGCTGGTCGGTCGGGAGCGGACGGTGTCGCCTTCGCCCAAGTCCGTTGTGGGGAGCGGTTCTTTGGTTCCGGGGGCAAGGCGTTCGCGGATGCGGGGGAGGGAGAGGTCGGGCGCCAACTTCGACCCTGAGTAGAAGACCGGTTCGCCTTGGCCGTTGCGGTCGCCCGGGAGGGCGACGGTGTAACCGAGCAGGTCGCCCGAGGGGGCGGCGCGGGTGCGTACGAGCAGGCCGGCTGCGGCGAGGCGGTCGAAGAACTCCTGCTCGGTGTCGGCACCGGCCACCGCGCGCCGTACGCTCTCGCGCAGTTCCTCGCGCGGGGTCTGCGTGCGGCGTTGGCGTTCGGCCTCGTGCCGTTCGGCGCTGGTGGGCCGTTTCGCGGCGGTGCCGTCGCCGGCGTTGACGGCGGTGAGCCCGTAGGCGGCTTCGATGAGACGGCATTCGGCCTGAGCGCGTTTGCCCGAGCGGTGGTGGTTGGGCATGTGGCCGTCCTCGCGCACCAGGGTGGCGATGATGTGGACGTGATCGTCGGCGTGCCGGACCGCGGCCCACCGGCATCCGGCACCGTCCCCGTCGTCGATGCCGGTGGCCGCGACGACACGCCGCGCGATCTCCCCCCACTCCTGGTCGGACAGGATCCGGTCGCCGGGAGCCGCGCGGACCGAGCAGTGCCACACGTGCTTGTCCGGCCGCAGCTCCTTCTCGATCGCCTGCACCGGCTGGTCGAGAAGGAGCTGGAGCTCCTTGAGCGTGGCGGCCGCGTCGCGGCCGGGGTCGGGGGCGGCGCCGTCGAAGGAGGCGACCAGGTGAGGGTCGATGTGCTCCTCATGGGTGCCGGGGCCGTAGAGGTAGGAGAGAAGACCGATGGTCCGGTTGCCCTGCTTGTGGACTCGGGGGATCACGTTCGGGTGCTTACTGGTCGAGGAGTCGGACGGTGGCGGCCTGCAGGCGGTCGGTTGCCCGGCGTACCGCGCTGAGGACGACGTCGGTCTGGGGCGCGTGGCCGTCGGAGTTGAGGATCTTGGCGATCTGGTTGAGGTTGTTGCCGACCTGGCCGAGGTGCCTTCGTGCGGCGAACAGTTCGGCGAGCAGTTCACGGTCGCCTGCGATGCGGGCTGCGGTGGTGGTCAGATCGCGGGCGGCGGCGAGGCCGGCGTGGGCGAGGAAGCCGGCATCGGTCATGCCGGCGGCTTTCGCGCCGGCGG
This window contains:
- a CDS encoding relaxase/mobilization nuclease domain-containing protein codes for the protein MIPRVHKQGNRTIGLLSYLYGPGTHEEHIDPHLVASFDGAAPDPGRDAAATLKELQLLLDQPVQAIEKELRPDKHVWHCSVRAAPGDRILSDQEWGEIARRVVAATGIDDGDGAGCRWAAVRHADDHVHIIATLVREDGHMPNHHRSGKRAQAECRLIEAAYGLTAVNAGDGTAAKRPTSAERHEAERQRRTQTPREELRESVRRAVAGADTEQEFFDRLAAAGLLVRTRAAPSGDLLGYTVALPGDRNGQGEPVFYSGSKLAPDLSLPRIRERLAPGTKEPLPTTDLGEGDTVRSRPTSPASARRTATSPTWNAALLLEDQGDDGAAAAQLSATGELLDALAKTSAVTTRDELRQAARSFERASRSHIRAQHAQARALRRAAREIVYAGPSLGRGEDGAATAMVLSTLLFVVVAAARWHAQHQHAQQAAAARQAAEHLRAAYRTAAHAPLTELRHRGRRLPRATRTQYETTVRTVLPHLAETVLAEGGWDALAATLNDAARAGADPASLLREAADQRELYSADSVSDVLVWRIRRLAVLPAHTPKTTTASMPTATARTARPASADNHRRTGRTSR
- a CDS encoding plasmid mobilization protein, giving the protein MSQQPRVRHRTRQPRQRNRFRNVRLSDSELALISAGAKAAGMTDAGFLAHAGLAAARDLTTTAARIAGDRELLAELFAARRHLGQVGNNLNQIAKILNSDGHAPQTDVVLSAVRRATDRLQAATVRLLDQ